A region from the Sphingomonas sp. S2-65 genome encodes:
- a CDS encoding phthiocerol/phthiodiolone dimycocerosyl transferase family protein gives MAFALVAELDGILEQEALVSALKAVQAVHPLLQVRIGTDDEGRLSFLRCDGPIALRAKRVPVMDLDQEIVGALGEPFALGDGPLLRVTAISEGEATSLICVFHHAVTDAKGALLILKQLLAATGGESLPGKADFLPLDHYVGYPTPPLLRGSIQPSRIEKGFTVASHCFTSQETGSFLELAKRHGVTFNSLLVAATAEPHQPALARSALRVMSPVDVRPLFEASAADGLFVTIAVSVRDAGEDMWHHARRIGDGIAAARTPKSIAGFVSAIGDRFASAGDYEAERDRLIANGPYDAIVTNLGVIAAARAIDGPRCLRILGPILKPFRGQDVIAASTYAGRLTLIQSSADGDADLLPQLRHLLETLSKEG, from the coding sequence ATGGCCTTCGCGCTGGTTGCGGAGCTCGACGGCATCCTGGAGCAGGAGGCGCTGGTCAGCGCGTTGAAAGCGGTGCAGGCCGTCCACCCGCTGCTGCAGGTCAGGATCGGGACAGATGACGAGGGGCGCCTGAGTTTTCTTCGGTGCGACGGACCGATCGCGCTGCGTGCGAAGCGAGTTCCCGTGATGGATCTTGACCAGGAGATAGTGGGAGCCCTTGGAGAGCCATTCGCGTTGGGTGACGGGCCTCTGCTGCGGGTGACGGCGATATCGGAGGGAGAGGCCACCAGTCTGATATGCGTCTTTCACCATGCGGTGACGGACGCGAAGGGCGCGCTTCTGATCCTGAAGCAGCTTCTCGCCGCGACCGGTGGTGAGTCTCTGCCGGGTAAGGCCGACTTTCTCCCGCTGGATCATTACGTCGGCTATCCCACGCCGCCTCTGTTGCGCGGCAGCATTCAGCCTTCGAGGATCGAGAAGGGCTTCACCGTGGCGAGTCACTGTTTCACATCCCAGGAGACCGGGTCCTTCCTGGAACTGGCCAAGAGACACGGTGTCACCTTCAACTCCCTTCTCGTCGCTGCCACTGCCGAACCGCATCAGCCCGCGCTTGCCCGAAGCGCCCTTCGAGTCATGTCCCCAGTAGATGTCCGGCCGCTTTTCGAAGCCTCCGCGGCGGACGGCCTCTTCGTCACGATTGCGGTAAGTGTCCGGGATGCCGGAGAGGACATGTGGCATCATGCCCGCCGGATCGGAGACGGCATCGCTGCCGCCCGAACGCCCAAGAGCATCGCCGGGTTCGTGTCGGCAATAGGGGACCGCTTCGCGTCGGCCGGCGATTATGAGGCGGAAAGGGACCGGCTCATCGCGAATGGGCCTTACGACGCGATCGTCACGAATCTGGGCGTGATCGCCGCCGCCCGCGCGATTGACGGACCGCGCTGCTTGCGAATTCTCGGTCCCATTCTGAAGCCTTTCCGAGGACAGGACGTAATCGCCGCCTCGACCTACGCAGGACGATTGACGCTGATTCAGAGTTCGGCGGATGGCGACGCCGACTTGCTGCCCCAGCTCCGGCATCTGCTGGAGACACTGAGCAAGGAAGGGTAG
- a CDS encoding TonB-dependent receptor domain-containing protein codes for MRSTVSISPWLRVDLAWLYERQDVSARATTQLLHWAACAPFLLTIVAHPAHAQSAGQQGLRLEAPAEAGSEEPDIITVTGSRIQDGRDQAVPVAILASNEIEAQSPANLADLVNQLPAISPGSTSGNSSGNLSNGLAGINSVNLRALGATRTLVLIEGRRSVGSAINGVVDINTIPQALVRRVEVVTGGASAQYGSDAIGGVVNFILDKDRRGISFKADQGVTTRGDGAYRRFEVTAGLSLLDGRMQVLLNGDHFEQEGVSSIDRPWNGRGYFQINNPAYTQTNGQPERLVGAGVAPATYTSGGLVASGPLLGTYFLGDGRTGQLDYGAYAPAVGGWMAGGDTDVTLSGHLGSNSLIPDEQRTGLFGRTSFAISSAATVFGQLSWNRYRGRSAYQRTPSTGVAIRQDNAFLQSRYAAFAGAMKELGLASVSIGTSNANLPVPGSDNRRDVYRFLAGAEGHSRLLGRDWNWNGSFQHGLTEAREELVNVWNTARMTLAQDAVSLNGQTVCRSSLADPRNGCVPIDRLRSGIPSKAALAYIFGPQQPRRDETIRQDVASIGADGQVFQLPGGAAGLAVGAEWRREGIRATVDQAYRSGWLYGNYQPADGHYEVKEAFAELKLPILFDLGVEGAVRVTDYSTSGTVVTWKAGATWIPVKGLRLRATHSRDIRAPNLSDLFAGATSRTNTVILPSAAPISGSTQVLEQTLSNPDLKPERAHSWTAGAVIAPRFLEGFSVSFDYFSISITDAIGSVTAQNTVNLCYSGATVYCPNLVFSDATLASILVRPVNFASQRERGFDAEISYSTPLAAISPGLPGVFRVNGSITHYISNAVDNGVFPVDYAGVNGDSTFGSPAVPSWTYRVSAFWEADPLTLNVVARGFGSGVYGNDFIECSSSCPVSTTRYRTINDNHIAGATYLDASLRVRFKSGTHEGALTIIATNILDEAPVAVGNGPDGNNWPAYAQTNRLLYDVVGRVFRISASVNF; via the coding sequence ATGCGTAGTACGGTGTCGATCAGCCCATGGTTACGGGTGGATCTTGCATGGCTGTACGAGCGGCAGGACGTGTCAGCACGCGCTACCACCCAGCTCCTGCATTGGGCCGCCTGCGCGCCTTTCCTCCTGACAATCGTGGCCCACCCGGCTCATGCCCAGTCGGCAGGCCAGCAGGGCCTGCGCCTCGAGGCCCCCGCGGAAGCCGGCTCCGAAGAGCCGGACATCATCACCGTCACGGGCTCCCGGATCCAAGATGGCCGCGACCAGGCGGTGCCGGTGGCGATACTCGCAAGCAACGAGATCGAAGCGCAGAGTCCCGCCAACTTGGCGGACCTCGTGAACCAGCTTCCCGCGATCTCGCCGGGCAGCACCTCGGGCAACAGTTCGGGCAATCTGTCGAACGGACTCGCAGGCATCAACTCGGTCAATCTTCGTGCGCTGGGTGCCACGCGAACCCTCGTGCTCATTGAGGGCCGGCGGTCCGTGGGTTCGGCGATCAATGGCGTGGTCGACATCAACACCATCCCGCAGGCGCTCGTCAGACGCGTAGAAGTCGTGACCGGTGGTGCATCCGCGCAATACGGATCCGACGCAATCGGTGGCGTCGTGAACTTCATTCTCGACAAGGACCGAAGGGGCATATCGTTCAAGGCGGATCAGGGCGTGACCACCCGTGGCGACGGCGCATACCGCCGGTTCGAAGTAACCGCCGGCCTGTCGCTGCTGGATGGCCGGATGCAGGTGCTGCTCAACGGCGACCACTTCGAACAGGAGGGCGTCAGCTCGATCGACCGCCCGTGGAACGGCCGCGGATACTTCCAGATCAACAACCCGGCATACACTCAGACGAACGGCCAGCCGGAGCGGCTCGTGGGCGCCGGCGTCGCCCCCGCGACCTACACGTCTGGCGGACTGGTCGCATCCGGCCCGCTGCTCGGGACCTACTTTCTTGGCGATGGGCGCACAGGCCAGCTGGACTATGGCGCCTACGCCCCTGCGGTCGGCGGCTGGATGGCCGGTGGAGACACGGACGTCACGCTGTCGGGGCATCTGGGCTCGAACTCGCTCATCCCCGACGAGCAGCGGACCGGCCTGTTCGGCCGCACCTCCTTCGCGATCAGCAGCGCCGCCACCGTCTTCGGCCAGCTGTCGTGGAACCGCTATCGCGGACGAAGCGCATATCAGCGAACGCCGAGCACCGGTGTCGCCATTCGGCAGGACAACGCCTTCCTGCAGTCGCGATATGCCGCCTTCGCTGGAGCCATGAAGGAGCTCGGGCTCGCCTCCGTCTCGATCGGCACCAGCAACGCGAACCTTCCGGTCCCAGGCAGCGACAACCGGCGCGACGTCTACCGCTTCCTTGCTGGAGCGGAAGGGCACTCGAGGCTGCTGGGCCGGGATTGGAATTGGAACGGCTCATTCCAGCATGGCCTCACGGAGGCCCGGGAGGAGCTGGTCAACGTTTGGAACACCGCCCGCATGACGCTCGCTCAGGACGCCGTCAGCCTCAACGGACAAACTGTCTGCCGATCGTCGCTAGCGGACCCGCGAAACGGATGCGTTCCCATCGACCGCCTCCGTAGCGGCATCCCCTCCAAGGCGGCCCTCGCCTACATCTTCGGCCCTCAGCAACCCAGACGGGACGAGACGATCAGGCAAGATGTCGCCAGTATCGGCGCGGACGGTCAGGTCTTCCAGCTTCCCGGAGGCGCAGCGGGCCTTGCCGTGGGCGCAGAATGGCGTCGGGAGGGGATCCGGGCGACAGTGGATCAAGCGTATCGATCCGGCTGGCTATACGGGAACTATCAGCCGGCCGACGGCCACTACGAAGTCAAAGAAGCCTTCGCGGAACTCAAACTGCCAATCCTGTTCGATCTGGGTGTCGAGGGGGCAGTCCGCGTCACCGACTACTCGACCTCGGGCACGGTCGTGACCTGGAAGGCAGGTGCGACCTGGATACCTGTCAAAGGTCTGAGGCTGAGGGCGACCCACAGCCGCGACATCCGTGCACCGAACCTCTCGGACCTGTTCGCTGGAGCCACGTCGCGCACGAACACAGTCATACTCCCAAGCGCCGCTCCCATCAGCGGCTCGACGCAAGTGCTCGAGCAGACGCTCTCCAATCCGGATCTCAAGCCGGAGCGCGCGCACAGCTGGACGGCAGGCGCCGTCATAGCCCCTCGCTTCCTTGAAGGGTTCTCGGTTTCCTTCGACTACTTCTCGATCTCGATCACCGACGCGATAGGCTCCGTGACGGCGCAGAACACCGTCAACCTCTGCTACTCCGGCGCCACGGTCTATTGTCCCAACCTGGTGTTCTCCGACGCGACGCTCGCCTCCATCCTGGTCCGTCCGGTCAACTTCGCCAGCCAACGGGAACGCGGCTTCGATGCCGAAATCAGCTATAGCACGCCGCTCGCAGCGATCTCACCTGGTCTTCCCGGCGTCTTCCGGGTAAACGGCTCGATCACCCATTACATCAGCAACGCCGTCGACAACGGAGTCTTCCCGGTCGACTACGCAGGGGTGAACGGCGACAGCACGTTCGGCAGCCCCGCCGTGCCCAGCTGGACCTACCGCGTCAGTGCCTTCTGGGAGGCCGATCCCCTGACCTTGAACGTCGTCGCCCGTGGCTTCGGGTCCGGCGTCTACGGGAACGACTTCATAGAGTGTTCGTCCAGCTGTCCCGTCTCCACGACCCGCTATCGAACCATCAACGACAACCACATCGCGGGCGCGACCTATCTGGATGCATCTCTTCGCGTCCGCTTCAAATCCGGCACGCACGAAGGCGCCCTCACGATAATCGCGACGAACATTCTCGACGAGGCGCCGGTGGCCGTCGGCAACGGTCCCGACGGCAACAACTGGCCAGCATATGCTCAGACCAACCGATTGCTCTACGACGTAGTCGGCAGGGTCTTCCGCATATCGGCCAGCGTGAATTTCTGA
- a CDS encoding sensor histidine kinase produces MPDFTKPDPEIRHPDVFLESPIAILCEDWEEIRAAVLRDCASGEGGLERVLDDDPDYLRKLRHHHRIVDANPAALRLLGVSSIAVLEEKVGVLLPADPNGAVVRAIARGERVCRGERDLVGGDGRRTPILWQTTLPERAEDFGRVYFFAVDISEQKRAQEALDVARAALNHAGRLSLVGELVASMTHEVSQPISSISVFAEAASRWLAQTPPNLEEARTFVGRINTSATHAAQVIRSIRDFSRSSRTQFVEVAPAKLVGEAIALIEHEARGQAIRIDFTMKGLLPQVAADPIQIKQVLVNVAINAFQAMATDGGTNEDRIVSFALEREDRFVVFRIRDTGPGVVDVDRALEPFFTTKPEGLGLGLSICKRIVEDHGGELRIISSGTGTEVVFTLPLAHVQ; encoded by the coding sequence TTGCCGGACTTCACGAAACCGGATCCTGAGATCAGGCATCCCGATGTCTTCCTGGAATCTCCCATCGCGATCCTGTGCGAGGATTGGGAGGAGATCCGCGCGGCGGTTCTGCGTGACTGCGCTTCCGGCGAGGGTGGGCTCGAGCGCGTGCTCGACGATGATCCCGATTACCTCCGGAAGCTGCGCCATCACCATCGCATCGTGGATGCGAACCCTGCGGCGCTTCGGCTGCTGGGCGTCTCGAGCATCGCCGTGCTCGAAGAGAAGGTCGGCGTGCTGCTGCCGGCTGATCCAAATGGCGCCGTCGTGCGCGCCATTGCGCGGGGCGAACGGGTATGCAGAGGCGAGCGAGACCTCGTGGGCGGAGATGGGCGGCGCACGCCGATACTCTGGCAGACCACGCTTCCGGAGCGGGCTGAGGACTTCGGCCGGGTCTACTTCTTCGCAGTGGATATCTCCGAGCAGAAGCGCGCGCAGGAGGCCCTGGATGTCGCGCGTGCGGCGCTGAACCACGCGGGTCGCCTGTCGCTCGTGGGCGAACTCGTCGCATCGATGACGCACGAGGTTTCCCAGCCGATCAGCTCGATCAGCGTCTTCGCCGAAGCAGCGAGCCGCTGGCTCGCGCAGACGCCCCCGAACCTGGAGGAGGCGAGGACCTTCGTAGGCCGCATCAACACGAGCGCCACCCACGCGGCGCAGGTGATCAGGAGCATCCGCGACTTCTCGCGGTCCTCCCGCACCCAGTTCGTCGAGGTTGCCCCTGCCAAGCTCGTCGGCGAGGCCATCGCGTTGATCGAGCACGAGGCCCGAGGGCAGGCGATCCGCATCGATTTCACGATGAAGGGGCTCCTGCCTCAGGTTGCTGCAGACCCCATTCAGATTAAGCAGGTCCTCGTGAACGTCGCGATAAACGCGTTTCAGGCGATGGCGACGGACGGTGGGACCAACGAGGACAGGATCGTCTCGTTCGCCCTCGAGCGGGAGGATCGATTCGTCGTGTTCCGGATAAGGGACACTGGTCCAGGCGTCGTCGACGTAGACCGGGCGCTGGAACCCTTCTTCACGACCAAGCCTGAAGGGCTGGGTCTGGGGCTGTCCATCTGTAAGCGGATCGTGGAGGACCACGGTGGTGAGCTGCGCATCATCAGCAGCGGCACGGGCACGGAAGTGGTCTTCACTCTACCGTTGGCGCACGTGCAGTAA
- a CDS encoding MFS transporter, which translates to MRVFWAIAVGNCLELYDFTLFGYFSVVLAKVFFPQANPMTALLLTLSTFGVGFVTRPVGGILFGAYADRNGRRKAIVMTMGLMSLGTAIVAVCPGYATLGVAAPIILVIGRLIQGLGMGGEVGPTAALLFELSRGRRRVLYVSIFMASQGVSALLGGLTGYALSATFSPMDISAGLWRLPFLIGLLIGPVGLYLRTTLQDPDDQVTEQEFPVRRVLARHKAQLASGFLLFLSGTASTYVVMFYLPTYLTGVVNAPPRTAFLAGCVAGLVMAAGSLLGGLVADRFQIRRLLVLIAITGSSLLIIPAFRLLHDAPGLAATLTIVAVLVSFNSLQAGSVLSLILESFPAGVRATGLALVYSTGVIVGGFGQLIVTALIQASGDPAAPGFYMIACSGLTALSLIFGRFSEAPRHVKTGVGGQRARVAATAAPDRTGSLLHVRQR; encoded by the coding sequence GTGCGTGTCTTCTGGGCCATCGCGGTGGGCAACTGTCTGGAGCTCTACGACTTCACGCTGTTCGGCTACTTCTCCGTGGTGCTGGCCAAAGTGTTCTTCCCCCAGGCCAACCCTATGACGGCGCTTCTGCTCACCCTTTCCACCTTCGGCGTCGGCTTCGTCACACGTCCCGTGGGAGGCATCCTCTTCGGCGCCTACGCGGATCGAAATGGACGCCGGAAGGCAATCGTGATGACGATGGGGCTCATGTCCCTGGGCACCGCCATCGTCGCCGTCTGCCCCGGATACGCAACCTTGGGCGTAGCGGCACCGATCATCCTGGTGATCGGGAGGCTGATCCAGGGGTTGGGCATGGGTGGAGAGGTCGGGCCAACGGCCGCCCTCCTCTTCGAGCTCAGCCGCGGCCGCCGGCGAGTTCTCTACGTGAGCATCTTCATGGCGAGCCAGGGCGTCTCCGCTCTCCTAGGAGGCCTTACAGGCTATGCTCTTAGCGCCACTTTCAGTCCCATGGACATCTCAGCGGGCTTGTGGAGGCTCCCATTCCTGATCGGCCTGCTCATCGGACCGGTCGGTCTCTACCTACGCACGACCCTGCAAGATCCCGACGATCAGGTCACCGAGCAGGAGTTTCCAGTCCGACGCGTGCTCGCCCGCCACAAGGCCCAGCTCGCATCCGGCTTCCTTCTGTTCCTGTCCGGAACTGCATCGACCTACGTGGTGATGTTCTATCTGCCGACCTATCTCACCGGGGTGGTGAACGCACCACCCAGGACGGCCTTCCTCGCAGGCTGTGTTGCGGGCCTGGTGATGGCCGCCGGATCACTCCTGGGAGGGCTTGTCGCAGACCGGTTTCAGATACGCCGACTGCTCGTCCTGATTGCCATCACCGGCTCTTCGCTCCTGATCATACCGGCCTTTCGCCTTCTGCACGATGCGCCGGGTCTCGCGGCGACCCTGACCATCGTAGCAGTGCTGGTCTCGTTCAACAGCCTCCAGGCTGGATCCGTCCTTTCGCTCATCCTGGAGTCCTTTCCAGCCGGCGTTCGGGCCACCGGGCTCGCCCTGGTCTACAGCACCGGCGTCATCGTCGGTGGTTTCGGGCAGCTGATCGTCACGGCGCTAATCCAGGCGTCGGGCGACCCGGCCGCTCCCGGCTTCTACATGATCGCATGCTCTGGCCTAACCGCCCTGTCACTCATCTTCGGGCGTTTTTCCGAAGCGCCTCGGCATGTAAAAACAGGAGTTGGCGGTCAGCGCGCCCGGGTTGCGGCTACCGCCGCGCCGGATCGAACCGGCAGCTTACTGCACGTGCGCCAACGGTAG
- a CDS encoding response regulator transcription factor, with amino-acid sequence MPIERLGRTTPAISLEWKNVMGSALLISVVDDDEGIRISLDGLLRSAGHRAQTYACAEDALADTEVAQSACVITDLQMQKLNGLEFARQLRAINPEIPILLITAYPTAEAEHRARETGVLFLSKPFEANELLKLVDEMIGTGAR; translated from the coding sequence TTGCCGATCGAGCGACTTGGCCGCACCACACCGGCAATCAGTCTTGAATGGAAGAACGTGATGGGCTCCGCCCTACTAATCTCGGTGGTCGATGACGACGAGGGCATCCGCATATCCCTCGACGGCCTGCTGCGAAGTGCGGGCCACCGCGCGCAGACCTACGCCTGTGCCGAGGATGCGCTGGCGGATACGGAAGTCGCGCAAAGCGCCTGCGTCATCACGGATCTGCAGATGCAGAAGCTGAACGGCCTGGAATTCGCCAGGCAGTTGCGCGCCATTAATCCGGAGATCCCGATCCTGCTGATCACCGCCTATCCAACGGCGGAGGCGGAGCATCGCGCCCGTGAGACGGGCGTGCTGTTCCTAAGCAAGCCATTCGAGGCGAACGAACTTCTGAAGCTGGTCGACGAGATGATCGGTACGGGCGCCCGGTGA
- a CDS encoding FAD-dependent oxidoreductase yields METIGRDLREMQRVPLAASHVAALRATGVEVRYPANTFLARAGEAVDRFTYVVEGEVEVVNPFTDERHVPSTLGPSQFMGEISFLDGGTWSMPMRTVSETKVIEVPRVAMLRLMSEIPEMSDIVITVLAARRRRQLEAGDGTLVLLGEDVDPAVRQIAAFASRNRLPYSSYALGTAEAEGVATSCSIRSDQPAVIFGRDNVVTEPTPDNVARLLGLNRDFVEDETFDVLIVGGGPAGVAAGVYAGAEGLSALVVEDTAIGGQAGTSSRIENYMGFPTGISGADLVWRGEVQAMKFGTRFAMPRRVTKLEQLEDRYFCATFDNGQRIRAGAVVVATGVQYRRLPIARLAEFEGDGVYYAATENEARFCRGADTAVIGGGNSAGQAAMFLSRSAAHVRLLVRGKSLAASMSSYLSSRLEADPAITIEYGVEVVAADGGPHLRELTVRDLADGSTRTLPTCALFVMVGAEPNTDWLSGLVALDDKGFVLTGEAAHGHSEYATSCPGIFAVGDVRSGSVKRVASSVGEGSVVISSVWQHLQR; encoded by the coding sequence ATGGAAACGATCGGTCGAGATCTTCGCGAGATGCAGCGGGTTCCGCTTGCGGCATCACATGTGGCGGCGCTTCGCGCGACCGGCGTAGAGGTCCGGTATCCGGCCAACACCTTCCTGGCCCGCGCCGGCGAGGCGGTCGACCGGTTCACCTACGTGGTGGAGGGCGAAGTGGAGGTCGTGAACCCCTTCACGGACGAGCGGCATGTGCCGTCCACGCTGGGCCCTAGCCAGTTCATGGGGGAGATCTCGTTCCTCGACGGCGGAACCTGGTCGATGCCCATGCGGACGGTCAGCGAGACGAAGGTGATCGAGGTCCCGCGGGTCGCGATGCTGCGGCTGATGTCGGAGATCCCGGAGATGTCCGACATCGTCATCACGGTGCTCGCGGCGCGTCGCCGGCGACAGCTCGAAGCAGGAGACGGCACCCTCGTGCTGCTTGGGGAGGACGTTGACCCTGCGGTTCGGCAGATCGCGGCGTTCGCCAGTCGGAACCGGCTTCCCTACAGCTCCTACGCCTTGGGGACGGCTGAAGCCGAAGGGGTGGCGACCAGCTGTTCCATAAGGAGCGATCAGCCGGCCGTCATCTTCGGCCGCGACAACGTGGTGACCGAACCGACGCCGGACAACGTCGCTCGGCTTCTGGGGCTGAACCGTGACTTCGTCGAAGACGAGACCTTCGATGTGCTGATCGTCGGTGGCGGTCCCGCCGGCGTGGCAGCGGGCGTCTATGCCGGCGCAGAGGGGCTGAGCGCGCTGGTCGTGGAGGACACCGCGATCGGCGGCCAGGCCGGCACCTCGAGCCGCATAGAGAACTACATGGGCTTCCCGACCGGCATCTCCGGCGCCGATCTGGTCTGGCGAGGCGAGGTGCAGGCGATGAAGTTCGGCACCCGCTTCGCCATGCCCCGTCGGGTGACGAAGCTAGAGCAGCTGGAGGACCGCTACTTCTGCGCGACGTTCGATAACGGACAGCGCATCCGGGCAGGTGCCGTCGTCGTCGCGACCGGCGTCCAGTATCGGCGCCTTCCCATTGCCCGTCTCGCCGAATTCGAGGGCGACGGCGTCTACTATGCTGCGACCGAGAACGAGGCGAGGTTCTGCAGGGGTGCGGACACCGCGGTGATCGGCGGCGGCAATTCCGCGGGGCAGGCTGCGATGTTCCTCAGCAGGAGCGCGGCTCACGTGCGGCTTCTGGTGCGCGGGAAGTCTCTGGCTGCCTCCATGAGCAGCTATCTCTCCAGCAGACTTGAGGCGGATCCGGCGATAACCATCGAATATGGGGTCGAGGTCGTCGCTGCGGATGGCGGTCCCCACCTTCGCGAACTGACGGTCCGCGATCTAGCTGACGGATCGACGCGCACCCTGCCGACCTGCGCTCTGTTCGTCATGGTGGGCGCCGAGCCGAACACGGACTGGCTGTCGGGTCTCGTGGCGCTGGACGACAAGGGTTTCGTTCTGACCGGCGAAGCGGCGCATGGGCATTCCGAATATGCGACATCGTGCCCCGGCATCTTTGCCGTCGGCGACGTGCGCTCCGGATCGGTCAAGAGGGTGGCCTCCTCGGTCGGTGAGGGATCCGTGGTGATCTCGAGCGTATGGCAGCATTTGCAGAGATGA
- a CDS encoding sensor histidine kinase, whose product MSHLQHSPSQPLQAIVTDLRRKMAGTGHDLMQPLQVVSHALRRMDGSSLAGGDRMWLEAAIAQADRIAGGLSDLIAHSVAAPEGDLRPVALRPLLNEVAKAWSATAATQNVRLSVVTANGSIISNHQRLRSIVDNLVVNAIKYSPDGRVVVGLRRRAGQLVVDVVDNGCGIADDDLERVFAAFCQVSSAAQGIGLGLSLVRDHCTALGHRIELKSQFGRGSRFSVYLGTPVADS is encoded by the coding sequence GTGTCCCATCTCCAGCATTCCCCTTCTCAGCCGCTGCAGGCAATCGTAACCGACCTGCGCCGCAAGATGGCCGGAACCGGTCACGATCTGATGCAGCCTCTCCAGGTCGTCAGCCATGCGCTGAGGCGGATGGACGGCTCTAGCCTCGCGGGAGGCGATCGGATGTGGCTCGAGGCTGCGATCGCCCAGGCCGATCGGATCGCCGGCGGCCTTTCCGATCTCATAGCGCATTCGGTGGCCGCTCCCGAAGGCGACCTGCGTCCGGTGGCGCTGCGGCCGCTTCTGAATGAGGTGGCCAAGGCGTGGTCTGCAACGGCGGCGACGCAGAACGTGCGCCTCTCGGTCGTAACGGCGAACGGATCCATTATCTCGAACCATCAACGCCTGCGCTCGATCGTCGACAACCTGGTGGTCAACGCGATCAAATACAGCCCGGACGGAAGGGTCGTCGTCGGCCTTCGGCGCAGAGCCGGCCAGCTCGTCGTCGACGTCGTCGACAACGGATGCGGCATCGCCGACGACGACCTCGAGCGCGTCTTCGCGGCGTTCTGCCAGGTCAGCAGTGCGGCACAGGGTATCGGGCTCGGCCTGTCGCTCGTGCGGGACCACTGCACGGCGCTTGGCCACCGGATCGAGCTGAAGTCGCAGTTCGGAAGAGGCTCGCGCTTCAGCGTCTACCTCGGAACGCCGGTCGCCGACTCCTGA
- a CDS encoding winged helix-turn-helix transcriptional regulator has product MRPDHDLDGVRVLIELLADKWTVPVLGALCAGGGRKRFNAIRRELAEISPKSLTVCLQRLEFNGLVERHVATFRPLAVEYRVTPLGHTLELPVGALLAWSDDHAGAVRSARSAFLEREQAAEVS; this is encoded by the coding sequence ATGAGACCGGACCATGATCTCGACGGCGTGCGGGTTCTGATCGAACTGCTTGCGGACAAGTGGACGGTGCCGGTTCTCGGCGCCCTATGCGCGGGCGGCGGGCGCAAGCGCTTCAACGCCATCCGACGCGAGTTGGCCGAGATCTCGCCGAAGAGCCTGACCGTCTGTCTCCAGCGGCTCGAGTTCAACGGACTGGTCGAGCGGCACGTCGCGACCTTTCGCCCCTTGGCCGTCGAATACCGCGTGACCCCCCTGGGACACACCCTGGAGCTGCCCGTCGGAGCGCTCCTGGCATGGTCCGACGATCATGCGGGCGCGGTCAGATCGGCACGCTCCGCCTTCCTCGAACGCGAGCAGGCTGCGGAAGTGAGCTGA
- a CDS encoding MBL fold metallo-hydrolase yields MTALADGFFDIPAPFLMKDGQSLANGPETLRLEINGFLVTTRSRTILIDTGCGSLLGPTVNNLVDQLAIAGKSPSDIDAVLCTHIHPDHTNGLIDASGAAQFAHAQVFAPRNDLDFWLSDEEMARAPEALRIQFQWAQQAFAPYAGRITPFDGGEIIDGIEALPLFGHTPGHSGFHLDGGGNSQLIIWGDAVHDIAVQTRDPDVTVVADLDPDQARLMRHQIFDRVAADDALFAGMHVGFPGFGRLARSAGGFDYELVGQAR; encoded by the coding sequence GTGACGGCCCTCGCGGATGGCTTCTTCGACATACCGGCGCCATTCCTCATGAAGGACGGTCAGTCGCTCGCGAACGGACCTGAGACGCTGCGGCTCGAGATTAACGGTTTTCTTGTGACCACGCGGAGCCGCACGATCCTGATCGACACGGGCTGCGGCTCGCTCCTTGGGCCCACGGTCAACAATCTGGTCGATCAGCTCGCGATTGCGGGAAAGAGTCCATCGGACATCGACGCCGTGCTCTGCACGCACATTCATCCGGACCACACCAACGGCCTCATCGATGCTTCGGGAGCGGCGCAGTTCGCGCACGCGCAGGTCTTCGCTCCTCGGAACGACCTCGACTTCTGGCTGAGTGACGAGGAGATGGCGCGTGCGCCAGAGGCACTCAGGATCCAGTTCCAGTGGGCCCAGCAGGCGTTCGCGCCGTACGCTGGTCGAATCACTCCCTTCGACGGCGGCGAGATCATCGACGGGATCGAGGCGTTGCCCCTGTTCGGACACACGCCGGGGCACAGCGGCTTCCACCTCGATGGAGGAGGCAATTCCCAGCTGATCATCTGGGGCGACGCAGTGCACGATATTGCCGTTCAGACGCGGGACCCTGACGTTACCGTGGTCGCCGATCTCGATCCTGATCAGGCGAGATTGATGCGCCACCAGATCTTCGATCGGGTTGCAGCCGACGATGCGCTCTTCGCAGGCATGCACGTCGGCTTTCCCGGCTTCGGCCGTCTTGCGCGGTCGGCAGGCGGGTTCGATTACGAACTCGTTGGACAGGCGCGGTAG